A stretch of the Ornithodoros turicata isolate Travis chromosome 4, ASM3712646v1, whole genome shotgun sequence genome encodes the following:
- the LOC135391099 gene encoding PDZ domain-containing protein GIPC1-like codes for MPLFGKKKRDSDVQSQQNSGGDHEAADSPPWTPTNRAANGSSGSTPGAVSDGQSKTLPKPKLVFHCQQAQGSPTGIISGFSNIKELYLKIAECYDFPASDILFCTLNTHKVDMSRLLGGQIGLDDFIFVHRRGPPKEVEIHKGEDSLGLTITDNGAGLAFIKRIKEGSLMDRIGFVQVGDHLERIDERSMVNCRHYEVAKALKEIPKGTTFTLRLIEPLKAGFSHIGPRSGGASTGGAQAKKSALGSGKETLRLRSKGPATVEEAPDYVMQMAVDKVNALLESYMGINDTELATQIWELGCERPNPHEFVTAIGESDLDAFGFTEDFLFDIWGAISDAKAGRLPAPEPVARTEF; via the exons ATGCCGTTATTTGGGAAAAAGAAACGGGATTCCGACGTCCAGTCCCAGCAGAATTCTGGTGGGGATCACGAGGCAGCAGATTCACCTCCCTGGACCCCGACTAATCGAGCGGCAAACGGGAGCAGTGGTTCAACACCTGGGGCAGTTTCCGACGGTCAGTCAAAAACTCTGCCCAAGCCCAAATTAGTTTTTCACTGCCAGCAGGCACAGGGGAGCCCCACGGGTATAATATCCGGTTTTTCGAACATCAAGGAGCTGTACCTCAAGATAGCGGAATGCTACGACTTCCCAGCATCCGAT ATCCTGTTCTGTACACTGAACACGCACAAGGTGGATATGTCACGTCTGCTGGGCGGACAGATTGGACTGGATGACTTCATCTTCGTACATCGGCGAGGTCCACCGAAAGAAGTAGAGATACACAAAGGGGAAGACTCCCTGGGGCTCACCATCACCGACAATGGAGCTGGACTGGCTTTCATTAAGCGCATCAAGGAGGGTTCCCTGATGGATCGCATAGGGTTTGTGCAGGTTGGGGACCACCTGGAGCGCATAGATGAACGTTCCATGGTCAACTGTCGCCATTATGAGGTGGCCAAGGCGCTCAAGGAGATTCCCAAGGGGACCACTTTCACTTTGCGCCTTATTGAGCCTCTCAAGGCTGGATTTT CTCATATTGGTCCACGAAGTGGGGGAGCGAGTACAGGAGGTGCCCAGGCAAAGAAAAGTGCACTTGGATCAGGGAAGGAGACTTTGAGGCTGCGCTCCAAAGGTCCTGCCACTGTTGAAGAGGCC cctGACTACGTAATGCAGATGGCTGTGGACAAGGTTAATGCCCTTCTCGAGTCCTACATGGGGATAAATGACACTGAACTGG CAACTCAAATTTGGGAACTCGGATGCGAACGTCCAAACCCTCATGAATTTGTGACAGCCATTGGGGAGTCGGATCTGGATGCCTTCGGCTTTACGGAAGACTTCCTATTTGACATCTGGGGCGCAATTAGTGACGCCAAGGCGGGACGTTTACCAGCCCCTGAGCCTGTCGCGCGCACAGAATTCTGA